The Doryrhamphus excisus isolate RoL2022-K1 chromosome 1, RoL_Dexc_1.0, whole genome shotgun sequence genome includes a window with the following:
- the LOC131098853 gene encoding aminoacyl tRNA synthase complex-interacting multifunctional protein 1-like isoform X2 — translation MSSSNPLAMLEQRTAEADMLIEYLIEHVELLKENATIQANLRKEKKLLAENAKLKQDIDELKRQLLEKERSRGVKVLDVSVPKVEGSTECSSHAAPPQPAAPAHSATSVAAAVKYSPK, via the exons ATGTCAAGTTCCAACCCTTTGGCAATGCTGGAGCAGAGAACAGCTGAAGCTGACATGCTCATTGAATACCTCATAGAACACGTTGAGCTGCTCAAAGAAAACGCCA CCATCCAAGCCAACCTCAGAAAGGAGAAGAAACTGCTGGCGGAGAATGCCAAACTGAAGCAGGACATTGATGAACTGAAACGGCAGCTGCTGGAGAAAGAAAGGAGTAGAGGAGTTAAAG TGTTGGATGTATCCGTGCCAAAAGTGGAAGGCAGCACTGAGTGCTCTTCCCATGCCGCTCCTCCCCAGCCTGCTGCTCCGGCACACTCTGCAACCTCCGTTGCCGCCGCTGTCAAGTACTCTCCCAAGTGA
- the tbck gene encoding TBC domain-containing protein kinase-like protein, producing the protein MQPLKDAQLGAFTFFASALPHDVCGSNGLPLTPNSIKILGRFQILKTITHPRLCQYVDISRGKHERLIVVSEHHERGLSDFHKHGHKVSPERVLQIAYEVLEGLAFINKHGLVHRALGVNNVLLDCKGNIKLAKFGLYHMTDHGADVDFPIGYSSYLAPEVIAQGSFHPSDPSHDETPRPSGPKTDVWSLGVLLFELCAGRRLLHSIDISERLKFTLTLGCMDDIVTVLAEEHGCLETIKELPENVLELLRKCLTFLPSKRPTPAELLRDKVFDGVSYRYTPFQKPVSLFSSSLRCAHLDLPEDIANLCKDDDDDYLSQRAINEVYHLWCLAGGDLEKELTNKEIIQSKPPICTLPNFVLEDGESFGQWRDRSFLLDDTTVTLSLCQLRNRLKDVAGEAYFPLLEDEESNLTHSNSANELSATVTLPLIIREKDTEYQLIRIILFDRLLKAYPYKKNLVCKEARVDIPPLVRGLAWAALLGIEGDIQAKYESIDKDTPIPTDRQIEVDIPRCHQYDELLSSPQGHVKFRRVLKAWVVSHPDLVYWQGLDSLCAPFLYLNFDNEALAYSCMSAFIPKYLYNFFLKDNSHVIQEYLTVFSQMIAFHDPELSNHLNEIGFIPDLYAIPWFLTMFTHVFPLHKIFHLWDTLLLGNSSFPFCIGVAILKQLRDRLLANGFNECILLFSDLPEIDIERCVRDSINLFSYTPKSATYRQHAQPQKVSGENGYGKHVTYYSSDYQDFPKTDLSREPLALFDLKAEVSPRISAEDFIDLCEVSFPGSNRTKGSKPIMIAVDIRSAEDFSRGHMSGSINIPYSATFGANDEVLQCPATGILQNYGGRVVIIIGHAAKTAAVFAAHLVKVNVPLVCILDGGINKLKPTGLLTVPSPQI; encoded by the exons ATGCAGCCCCTGAAAGATGCCCAGCTGGGGGCTTTCACATTCTTTGCCTCGGCTCTTCCGCATGATGTCTGTGGGAGCAACGGCCTTCCGCTTACGCCTAACTCTATCAAAATCCTGGGACGTTTCCAAATCCTGAAGACCATCACCCACCCCAGACTCTGCCAGTATGTGGATATCTCCAGAGGAAAGCATG AACGTCTTATTGTTGTCTCCGAACACCACGAGAGAGGTTTGAGTGATTTCCATAAACATGGACACAAAGTCAG CCCAGAGAGGGTTCTGCAGATTGCCTACGAGGTCCTGGAAGGTCTGGCTTTCATAAACAAACATGGTTTGGTGCACAGAGCCCTCGGAGTCAACAATGTGCTCCTGGACTGCAAG GGGAACATCAAGCTGGCGAAGTTTGGCCTCTATCACATGACTGATCACGGTGCTGATGTGGATTTTCCAATTGG GTACTCATCATACCTTGCTCCAGAGGTGATTGCTCAGGGCTCCTTCCACCCAAGTGATCCTTCCCACGATGAAACACCCCGACCTTCGGGACCCAAAACGGACGTCTGGTCGCTGGGAGTTCTCCTCTTTGAATTGTGTGCT GGTCGAAGGCTGCTGCACAGTATTGACATAAGTGAAAGACTGAAGTTCACGCTAACTCTCG GATGTATGGATGACATCGTCACTGTCCTCGCTGAGGAGCACGGTTGCCTGGAAACCATCAAG gAGCTGCCCGAGAATGTTCTGGAGCTACTACGGAAATGCTtgaccttccttccttccaaacG GCCGACCCCTGCCGAGCTGCTCAGGGACAAAGTCTTCGATGGGGTGTCTTATCGCTACACACCGTTCCAAAAACCTGTGAGCCTCTTCTCATCCTCACTACGTTGTGCACATTTGGATCTGCCCGAGGACATCGCCAATTTGTGCAAAG atgatgatgacgactACCTATCCCAGCGGGCCATAAACGAGGTGTATCACCTGTGGTGCCTGGCAGGGGGCGACCTAGAGAAGGAGCTGACCAATAAGGAGATCATACAATCCAAACCTCCCATCTGCACACTGCCCAA TTTTGTCCTGGAGGATGGGGAGTCATTTGGCCAGTGGAGGGATCGGAGTTTCTTACTGGATGATACAACAGTGACGCTTTCACTGTGCCAGCTCAGGAAT AGATTGAAGGACGTGGCAGGTGAAGCTTATTTCCCTCTGCTGGAGGACGA AGAATCTAATCTGACGCATTCCAACAGCGCCAACGAGCTGTCGGCTACAGTCACACTGCCGCTCATCATCCGTGAGAAAGACACCGAGTACCAGCTCATCCGCATCATCCTCTTTGACAGGCTACTCAAG GCGTATCCTTACAAGAAGAACCTTGTGTGCAAAGAAGCCAGGGTGGATATTCCGCCTCTTGTACGTGGGCTGGCATGGGCTGCACTGCTGGGCATTGAG GGGGACATTCAGGCCAAATACGAAAGCATAGACAAGGATACGCCCATTCCAACTGACAGACAG ATCGAAGTGGACATCCCGCGGTGCCACCAGTATGATGAGCTGCTGTCGTCTCCACAGGGTCACGTTAAGTTCAGGCGGGTATTGAAAGCCTGGGTGGTCTCTCATCCCGACCTTGTCTACTGGCAGG GTTTGGATTCACTTTGCGCCCCGTTTCTTTACTTGAATTTTGACAATGAGG CTTTGGCATACTCTTGTATGTCCGCCTTCATTCCAAAATACCTCTACAACTTCTTCTTGAAAGACAACTCGCACGTCATCCAAG agtacTTGACAGTCTTCTCCCAAATGATCGCCTTCCACGACCCTGAGCTCAGCAACCACCTCAACGAGATCGGCTTCATCCCGGAC TTGTATGCCATTCCCTGGTTCCTGACCATGTTCACAC ACGTGTTTCCACTGCACAAGATCTTCCACCTGTGGGACACGCTACTGCTGGGGAACTCTTCCTTCCCCTTCTGCATCGGCGTGGCCATATTGAAGCAGCTCAGGGACCGCCTCCTGGCCAATGGCTTCAACGAGTGCATCCTGCTTTTCTCTGACCTGCCAG AAATTGATATTGAGCGCTGCGTCCGTGACTCCATCAACCTCTTCTCTTACACACCAAAAAGCGCCACGTACAGACAACATGCGCAGCCTCAGAAGGTTTCTGGTGAGAATGGCTACGGAAAACATGTGACGTACTACTCGTCTGATTACCAGGATTTCCCTAAGACGGATCTA TCTCGGGAGCCGCTGGCGCTGTTCGACCTGAAAGCCGAAGTGTCACCTCGCATCTCAGCGGAGGACTTTATCGACCTCTGCGAGGTATCATTCCCCGGAAGCAACAGGACCAAAGGCAGCAAACCTATAATGATTGCTGTTGACATTCGCAGTGCGGAGGA CTTCAGCAGAGGTCACATGTCCGGCAGCATCAACATCCCCTACAGTGCAACGTTCGGTGCCAATGATGAGGTGCTGCAGTGTCCCGCGACGGGGATCCTCCAGAACTACGGTGGACgggtcgtcatcatcatcggtCACGCCGCAAAGACGGCTGCTGTG TTTGCGGCCCACCTCGTCAAGGTGAATGTCCCACTGGTTTGCATCCTGGATGGAGGGATCAACAAGCTGAAGCCCACCGGACTCCTGACAGTCCCTTCCCCTCAGATCTGA
- the LOC131098853 gene encoding aminoacyl tRNA synthase complex-interacting multifunctional protein 1-like isoform X1, with product MSSSNPLAMLEQRTAEADMLIEYLIEHVELLKENATCLLAAIQANLRKEKKLLAENAKLKQDIDELKRQLLEKERSRGVKVLDVSVPKVEGSTECSSHAAPPQPAAPAHSATSVAAAVKYSPK from the exons ATGTCAAGTTCCAACCCTTTGGCAATGCTGGAGCAGAGAACAGCTGAAGCTGACATGCTCATTGAATACCTCATAGAACACGTTGAGCTGCTCAAAGAAAACGCCA CTTGCCTCCTTGCAGCCATCCAAGCCAACCTCAGAAAGGAGAAGAAACTGCTGGCGGAGAATGCCAAACTGAAGCAGGACATTGATGAACTGAAACGGCAGCTGCTGGAGAAAGAAAGGAGTAGAGGAGTTAAAG TGTTGGATGTATCCGTGCCAAAAGTGGAAGGCAGCACTGAGTGCTCTTCCCATGCCGCTCCTCCCCAGCCTGCTGCTCCGGCACACTCTGCAACCTCCGTTGCCGCCGCTGTCAAGTACTCTCCCAAGTGA
- the LOC131099597 gene encoding aminoacyl tRNA synthase complex-interacting multifunctional protein 1-like isoform X1 encodes MFGVRSLIKMSSLNPLAMLEQRTAEADMLIEYLKEHVELLKENATIQANLRKEKKLLAENAKLQQDIDELKKQLLEKERKRGVLDVSMPSVHSSVECSSNAAPPQPATPAPSTTSAATVRSPPPSDNKMKPEKKEKKPQPAPAAGQDSIKVDVSRLDLRVGRIVTAEKHPDADSLYVEQVDVGEPSPRTVVSGLVKHIPLEQMQNRMAILLCNLKPAKMRGVTSQAMVMCASSPDKVEILDPPSGAIPGDKVTFQGFPGEPDKELNPKKKVWEQIQPELRTDGECVATYKGAAFEVTGKGVCRAQTMSNSGIK; translated from the exons AT GTTTGGTGTTCGTTCCTTGATCAAGATGTCAAGTCTCAACCCTTTGGCAATGCTGGAGCAGAGAACAGCTGAGGCTGACATGCTCATAGAGTACCTCAAAGAACATGTCGAGCTGCTCAAGGAAAACGCCA CCATCCAAGCCAACCTCAGAAAGGAGAAGAAACTGTTGGCAGAGAATGCCAAACTGCAGCAGGACATTGATGAACTGAAAAAGCAGCTGCtggagaaagaaaggaagaggGGAG TCCTGGATGTATCCATGCCATCAGTCCACAGCAGCGTTGAGTGCTCATCCAATGCCGCTCCTCCCCAGCCTGCGACTCCGGCACCCTCTACCACCTCTGCTGCTACTGTCCGGAGTCCTCCACCAAGTGACAACAAAATGAAGCCAGAGAAAAAAG AGAAAAAGCCACAGCCAGCTCCGGCTGCAGGTCAGGACAGCATCAAGGTGGATGTGTCTCGCCTGGACCTGCGTGTTGGACGCATTGTGACGGCAGAGAAACACCCGGATGCAGACAGTCTCTATGTGGAGCAGGTGGATGTTGGAGAGCCTTCGCCCAGGACCGTGGTCAGTGGGCTGGTCAAGCACATACCTCTGGAGCAG ATGCAGAACCGCATGGCAATTCTGCTGTGTAACTTGAAGCCTGCCAAAATGAGGGGAGTGACATCCCAAGCCATGGTCATGTGTGCCAGCTCTCCAGACAAGGTGGAAATCCTCGACCCACCAAGTGGTGCCATACCAGGAGACAAAGTCACTTTCCAGGGCTTCCCAG GTGAACCCGACAAGGAACTGAACCCCAAGAAGAAAGTGTGGGAGCAAATTCAGCCCGAACTCCGCACGGATGGCGAGTGTGTGGCGACCTACAAGGGGGCTGCATTTGAAGTGACGGGCAAGGGTGTGTGCAGAGCCCAAACGATGAGCAACAGTGGAATCAAATAA
- the LOC131099597 gene encoding aminoacyl tRNA synthase complex-interacting multifunctional protein 1-like isoform X3: MSSLNPLAMLEQRTAEADMLIEYLKEHVELLKENATIQANLRKEKKLLAENAKLQQDIDELKKQLLEKERKRGVLDVSMPSVHSSVECSSNAAPPQPATPAPSTTSAATVRSPPPSDNKMKPEKKEKKPQPAPAAGQDSIKVDVSRLDLRVGRIVTAEKHPDADSLYVEQVDVGEPSPRTVVSGLVKHIPLEQMQNRMAILLCNLKPAKMRGVTSQAMVMCASSPDKVEILDPPSGAIPGDKVTFQGFPGEPDKELNPKKKVWEQIQPELRTDGECVATYKGAAFEVTGKGVCRAQTMSNSGIK; the protein is encoded by the exons ATGTCAAGTCTCAACCCTTTGGCAATGCTGGAGCAGAGAACAGCTGAGGCTGACATGCTCATAGAGTACCTCAAAGAACATGTCGAGCTGCTCAAGGAAAACGCCA CCATCCAAGCCAACCTCAGAAAGGAGAAGAAACTGTTGGCAGAGAATGCCAAACTGCAGCAGGACATTGATGAACTGAAAAAGCAGCTGCtggagaaagaaaggaagaggGGAG TCCTGGATGTATCCATGCCATCAGTCCACAGCAGCGTTGAGTGCTCATCCAATGCCGCTCCTCCCCAGCCTGCGACTCCGGCACCCTCTACCACCTCTGCTGCTACTGTCCGGAGTCCTCCACCAAGTGACAACAAAATGAAGCCAGAGAAAAAAG AGAAAAAGCCACAGCCAGCTCCGGCTGCAGGTCAGGACAGCATCAAGGTGGATGTGTCTCGCCTGGACCTGCGTGTTGGACGCATTGTGACGGCAGAGAAACACCCGGATGCAGACAGTCTCTATGTGGAGCAGGTGGATGTTGGAGAGCCTTCGCCCAGGACCGTGGTCAGTGGGCTGGTCAAGCACATACCTCTGGAGCAG ATGCAGAACCGCATGGCAATTCTGCTGTGTAACTTGAAGCCTGCCAAAATGAGGGGAGTGACATCCCAAGCCATGGTCATGTGTGCCAGCTCTCCAGACAAGGTGGAAATCCTCGACCCACCAAGTGGTGCCATACCAGGAGACAAAGTCACTTTCCAGGGCTTCCCAG GTGAACCCGACAAGGAACTGAACCCCAAGAAGAAAGTGTGGGAGCAAATTCAGCCCGAACTCCGCACGGATGGCGAGTGTGTGGCGACCTACAAGGGGGCTGCATTTGAAGTGACGGGCAAGGGTGTGTGCAGAGCCCAAACGATGAGCAACAGTGGAATCAAATAA